The sequence TGAAGTAGTACAAATCAATATCGATGTGAAACTAATGAAAGTACAGTGAAGTTGGCATATGTGAGACAGGCAAACTGGATACAGAGACAGACaaaacaaagagagagagagagatttgggAAGGAAGTAAGGAGAAGTTGGTAGGACGATAAGTCAGAGGAGGCGTCAAAGTTGACGTGTGTGGGTGGATTAGCATCGTTAATGTGGTGTTGTAATTCCAAAAGATAAACTAATCACGCATGGCATCCATGGCCAGCTCCGTCGCTTTAGGCTTTTGGAATCGATCAGAGCACAGCAGCTATCTCATCGATTAAGCTAATTAAGCTGCTTGATTGTTAGTAATTTTCTTCCAAGTCCACACATGCCATtatcatcctctcctctcctctataTATAAGGCCAAAGCCCGACCCGAGCTCTCCCGCCATTTTCCTCAAACGATATAGCTAGCTCTACTACACACTTGCTCTGCCCGATGATGATGGCGCGAGAGGTGAGCAGCGAGgaggaggctggcggcggcgacgagctccggcgaggGCCGTGGACGGTGGAGGAGGACCTGCTCCTCGTCAACTACATCGCCGCCCATGGCGAGGGCCGCTGGAACGCGCTCGCGCGCTGCGCCGGTAAGCAGAGcaattcttccttcttctccgatggatcgatggatggatagatGAATTGAGTTGGATGGTGCATGCAGGGCTGAAGCGGACGGGGAAGAGCTGCCGGCTGCGGTGGCTGAACTACCTGAGGCCGGACGTGAGGAGGGGGAACATGACGGCGGAGGAGCAGCTGCTGATACTGGAGCTCCATGGGCGGTGGGGGAATCGGTGGAGCAAGATCGCGCAGCATCTCCCCGGCCGCACCgacaacgagatcaagaactacTGGCGCACCCGCGTCCAGAAGCACGCCAAGCACCTCAACTGCGACGTCAACTCCCAGCAGTTCAAGGACCTCATGCGCTACCTCTGGATGCCCCGCCTCCTCGAACGCATCCACCGCTcctcccaatcccaatcccacgacgccgacgacgccgacctctccgtctccgccgccaccagctgCATCAcctccgacctcgtcgtcgacgcgcatcacccgccgctcgccatggccgaCAGCAACGACTCTGCAGCCATGTGGCAGCAACATCAAGCACCACATATGAgcgtcgccggcgcgccgccgccgacgacgacgatggcccaACATGTAGTACTGCcgaccgcggcggcgtcgtgccaCCAGATGCAGGATCAGTTCGtctgcgcgcgcgcggcggagacgacgacgtgCT is a genomic window of Oryza glaberrima chromosome 7, OglaRS2, whole genome shotgun sequence containing:
- the LOC127779659 gene encoding transcription factor JAMYB-like; this encodes MMMAREVSSEEEAGGGDELRRGPWTVEEDLLLVNYIAAHGEGRWNALARCAGLKRTGKSCRLRWLNYLRPDVRRGNMTAEEQLLILELHGRWGNRWSKIAQHLPGRTDNEIKNYWRTRVQKHAKHLNCDVNSQQFKDLMRYLWMPRLLERIHRSSQSQSHDADDADLSVSAATSCITSDLVVDAHHPPLAMADSNDSAAMWQQHQAPHMSVAGAPPPTTTMAQHVVLPTAAASCHQMQDQFVCARAAETTTCCWSESESLPGLAGLYYDDAAAALPEFDVETMAMWGPEDDPWYTQMLGL